The window AACAACAAGATCAGGGTTATTCCGCGCAGGGCGTGTGGTTTGAGAGACGAGGAATACTTACGGTTGAAGGTACTGACCTGCACGCTTCCTCCCCTGTAAGTAGCCCAAAATCACCTAAAATCACCCACACTCATTGGAGAAGACCCGATAAATATATTCCGACAAAGTTCAGCTATGGATACGGGGTGTCGTTCCGGTTATTTTATAGACTGTGAAAATTCGGTTTTATGATCAAACATCTTAAAATACTCGTCTGGCCTTTATGGATCGGCCTGCTCTGCTGGCCCTTCATGGGACCCAAGGGCGCATGGATCACCGCTGTTGCCCTGGCGGCGGCCACTCTGGCATTTACGCATTTTGGCAAGGCGCTGGCTCCCAAAATAAGTCAAGTAAACTTTTCCCCGGGCTGGGCCGTTCTGAACAAGTTTCCCCAAAAAGCCTGGCTGGCTTTGGGCCTGACGGCTTTGGCAATATTTCCTTTCGCCCTCAACAATTATTATCTGGACGTGATGATCACCGCCGGCATTTACATCGTGCTGGCTTTGGGTTTGAATATCATCGTGGGCCTGGCCGGGCTTTTGGTGCTGGGATACATCGCCTTTTACGCCGTAGGGGCCTACGCCTACGCCATTCTGGGGACCCAGTATCATCTTTCCTTCTTTTTAGCCCTGCCCCTAGCCTCCCTGCTGGCACTGCTCTTCGGATTTGTCCTGGGCCTGCCCACCTTAAGGCTGCGGGGCGACTACCTGGCTATTGTTACCCTGGGCTTCGGCGAAATAATAAGAATTGTGCTCAACAACTGGGACGGATTCACCGGGGGCCCCAACGGCATCATGCACATCCCGCGGCCTTCCCTGTTTGGCTTAAAGATGGGAACCCCGGCCCATCTGTATTTCCTCGTACTGGCCATGATCGCCCTGGTCTCGTTTTTAATCGGCCGGCTGAACGACTCCCGGCTGGGCCGGGCATTGATCGCCATGCGCGAAGACGAGACCGCGGCTCGGGCCTGCGGGGTAGATACCACCCGGCTTAAGATGCTGGCCTTTGCCCTCAGCGCGGCGGTGGCCGGGATGATGGGAGTGGTTTTTGCCGCCAAGATGAACTTCGTTTCCCCGGAAAGTTTTACCTTCTGGGAATCGGTGATGATCCTGTGCATGGTGGTGCTGGGCGGCATGGCCTCCATCCCCGGCGTGATCCTGGGTGCCCTGATCCTGGTGGTGATACCGGAGTGGCTGCGCCCGGTGCAGAATTTCAGGATGCTGATCTTCGGGGCCTCCATGGTGGCCATGATGATTTTCCGGCCCCAGGGGTTGCTTCCCAGCAAAAGAAAAACATACAAGGAGATAAAATAAATGGAATGCTGGCATTGCGAACGTCCGGCCAACGCGGTCTGCAGTTTCTGCGGGCGTTCGGTGTGCAAGGAGCACGCCAAGAACCTGCCCTATCTGATAGACTCCTTCCGGGACAAAGCCGGGAAGCTAAAGGGCCTGGCGGTCTCGGACGCGATCTGGTGCGGAACCTGCCACCCCAAGGACGAGCCGGTGGAACTGGACGGGCTGGATTAGGTGACAGGGAATGGGGATCGGGGATCTGATAATAGGGGATGGACGACAGTGATGGACGGAAATGTTCTGCAAAAAGCATTGGAGAGGGCCTTCAGCGACCAGCAGTTCCGGGCCCGGCTGGAGGCCAATCTGGATGAGGCTTTGTCCGACGAAGGGTACGAACTTTCTTCCGATGAAAGGCTGCGGCTTAAGGGCATATTGGATGAAGGCAAGGAAACCTTTGCCACCGGCTTGGATCAGCGCCTTTCCCAGAGCGGGGTTTCCTTAAGCCCCCAGGCCCTGCTGCGCCAGAAGAGCAAGACCGTCGACCAGGGAGGCGGCCTGCTGCGCCAGACTGAAGCATTGGGCATCCGGAAACAACCGTCAAGACAGGCCCAGGCGGCAGAAGATGCTGTCCCCGGGAAAAGACAGACCGGAAACAGTCAATGGGAAAACATCGACGACCGGGAACCGGACTACGAAGTGGAGACGGACTAAACTGTCAAAGAAATAATTTAAAAAAAACATTGATTTATTGCTTCGGTTGTGCTAATATTTTATTATACCAAAGGCAGATGCCTTTAACATTTGTTTTGAAAGGGAAATTATATGAAGAAAATTATCTGTGCAATAGCCCTGACCCTGGCCCTGGTCCTGCCGGCCCAGGCGGTGCGCATATGGCGTAGCGATTTATCTGGTTACTCGTGGAACACTCCCAGCGCCTGGGTGCATTCCGATAACAACGGCCTTACCTGGGACAACAGCGACAGCACATATCCCAATGCCGCCACAGACAGCTTGATAACCATAGACAGCACTCACATTGTAACGGTGGCCATGCCCATAACCGTGGACCAGCTGCTGGTGAAAGGAATGCTCACCCAGAACGCCACCATCACCGTCAACGACGGGCCGGGCGGCGACATCGTGGTGACTGGCGCCTATGAACGCCTGGCGGATTCGCTGGTTTTGAACCCCGGGGCCGCCATGATTTTCGGCCCCAACAGTTACTATTACCATTATATTAACGGCAGAGAAATTCCTGCCGCAACCTGGGATTCGCTCGCCACTCTTTATATCAACGGGGTGACCAGCACCATGCCCACCGGGATGGACCAGGCCTTCGGGAACATCGAATGGAGCTGTTACGGCCAGACGGTTGATATGACGCTCCCCGGCGGGGCTTCCTTTACCGCCAGAAACTTATCCGTTACTAATACCTCCGATACCACCGGGATGGCGCATGGGATTTATCTTACCAGCGGCGCCAAGCCCAGCCTGACGGTGAACAACTTTAAGATCAGCGGTAATTCCAAGGTGATCCTGGGGTCAGGCGGGTCGCGAAACCTTCATGTCAAAGGAGACTTTGCGACATATGATCCAGGCTGGCTATACCTGACCGACACCCTGAAGGCCGGCATAGACACATTGTTTCTCTACGGCAACTATTCCCATCTGGTGGCCGGCATCGGCGGCGGCGGCCCGGACTCCACCGCCATCGTTTTCTGCGGCGCCGATACCCAGTATTACAATCCCGGCGGCGAGATATTAACGGGCTACATAAACTACCAGGTGAACCCGGGTTCGGTCCTGAAAATCCCTGAAGGGACCACTTTCGGCATGGGCAGTCTGGGCGATTTCGCCCTGATGCCGGGCGCCACCCTGGCCTATTCCGATTACTGGGGCATTTATCCCACCGGGCAGGATACGGGCGTGATCCGGGTTTTTGGCAGCCGGAACTACAGCCAAGGGGCCAACTATCACGTCTATTCCAGTACGACCGGGCCGTACTATACTGGCCCGGGCCTACCCGATACCGTCAACCAGCTGACCATCGAGAGTTACGGCGACCAGGCCTATCTTAACAAGGACCTGGCAGTGATGGACACCCTGAAACTGCTGGTCAATAATCTGCGGTTCGACGGCAAGAAGCTTTCACTTTTTGGTCCCATATATCAAACTTCGGGCAACCTGGTCAGCGACAGCCTTTCTGTCTTGGCGGTGATGGGCGGAAACCCGGCAGGGTTGAAGCTTCCATTCGGGATCCAGAGACTGGGGACGCTGATCGTCAACCGGCCGGCCCTGATCACCACTTCCGACAGCCTCGACATATATTCGGGATACATGCAGATCTCCGGGAAGATAGGGTCCGGCCAACTGCGATACAAACCAAATGCAATTTTGACCTATAACAGCACGGTCAGCGACACCACCTCCGACCGTGAATTCCCGATTATCAACGGGCCCCTTAACCTGACGGTTCAGACGGCCGCCGCCCTGCAACTGCACGCCGACCGAACCATCAAGGGCACTCTGACTCTTAATGGAGCTCTTTCCACCGGTGCCAATATCCTCACCCTGGATAAATGGGGTATGGTGGTGCAGGGCGCCGGCTTCGTCAGCGGGCATCTGTCAAAACTAGTGCCGGCGGCGGCCGATACGGTGATCAATTACGAATTGGGCACGGTGGGGTCCGGCAAAAGCCCGGTGACAGTGAGGATATTCAACAATACAGTCCCTGCTTTTGTTACTGCCGGGGTGTATGAGAACAGCCACCCTTCCGTCGGCGACGGGTCTTCCTGCTTGAAAAAATACTGGTCGCTTTGGGGACCCGGTCTGGCGGCCGACGCCTGTCAGTTGACATTTTACTACGGAGCCCTGGATTTCAATCCGCCCAAATATACCGAGTCGGCCCACGAACCAACCATGGTGGCGGCGCGCTATGATTACACTGCCACCCCCGGGTGGCAACTGCCAGCCATAATTGCCCGCAACCCGGGGACCGCTGCCGATGGCGGTTCGGTAGTGATAAACCACGCCGGCAATTTTGCCACTAACCCGGAATTTACGTTGGCCCGCGATTCCGCCGCCATCTTCCTGCCGCCCGTAGATACGTTGAGCTTTAACCTGGCCGGCGGCGCCTACCGGATGTTCTCAGTGCCGGTGTCTCCCTTTGATTCCACTATCAGCCGGATATTGGGCGACGACCTGGGAGCCTATTCCGACACCACCTGGCGCATCTTTGGATATAAGCCTTCTTCGGATTATGCGGAGCAGCCTTATATCTTCAGCGGATATGGCTACTGGCTGGCCACGACCAATGATGCCCTGATAGACGCCGATGGCTATGTATTGTTAAACACGTTCAACCAGCCCATAGACGGCGGCTGGAACCTGATAGGCGATCCCTTCGACACCACCGTCACCCTGGCCAATATCACAGTTTTATGGAACGATACCGCCAGCCACTCTCTCAATTTCACGGATTCCACAGTCAACGACGTGGTTCGTCAGAAAATATACAACTGGCGGGATGATAGCCCGGACTTTGAAAACAACGGGGTCTGGGACAGCCTTATTCCCTACAACGTCGGAGATCAAATGCGTCCCTGGATGGGTTATGCCCTGTATGCCTTAAGGCCCTGCACTTTGATGATGGAGCGGTTCCGGGGACAGAAATCGGATAAACCGGCCCAGGCCCCCCAATGTCAGATCGACTGGCAACTGGCCCTGGATGTTTCTTCCGGCACCGCAGTCGACCGGGGCCTTAAGCTGGGTGTTTCCCCCCAGGCCAGCCAGACCTATGACCGGCTGGATGCCGAAAAGCCTCCGCTGATCTTCCATACCGTAAAGGCTTTTATCCCGCACCAGGACTGGAACCAGGGGCCATGCCGGTCTTATCAGTACGATTTCCGTCCGCCGGCAGACTACATCGAATGGCCGCTGGTGATCGAGACGGCCCAGGCCGACCAGCCGGTGGTACTGACCGCTCAAATATCAGGGGAGCTGGGGAACGAAGGATACCTCTACCTGCTGGACCGGAGAAGAGGAAAGACCTTTGACCTGAAGACCCAAAAGATCATCGGCTTTTCCGGATCCCAGGAACTGGCGGTGGTCTATTCCTCAAAACCGTTTGACGGACGGACCCTGACGCCTTTGACCTTCGGCCTGGGACGGATAGGCCCCAACCCCTTTATTCAACGAACAACGATCAATTATCAATTACCACAAGCCGGGTTGGTCAGCATGGCCGTTTATAACATAACCGGACAGAGGGTGCGGACCTTGCTCAGCCAAAACCTGCCGCCGGGATACTACTCCCAGATCTGGGACGGTCGGAATGACGGGGGAAGAGCCCTGTCGGCCGGAGTATACATAGTCAGACTAAGCGCCTCAGGCCGGAGCGCCGCCCAAAAGATAGTCAAGCTGCAATAGGCGAAAGGAAGATAAAATGATGATCAACAAATCATACAAAAAAACCATCAGCTTGGCCGTCGTCATCCTGCAATTGCTGGGGCTGGCCGCTCCGGCCCTGGCCGAATACAAGCCCGCCTGGGCCAAAATAAATTACCTTAAAGGCCGGGTGGAGGTACAGAAGGCCCAGGGAATTATCTGGGCCAAGGCGGCGGTAAAAATGAAACTGGGAGCCGGCGATAAAATATCCACCGAGGACGGGTCCGAGGCCGAGATCGTGCTGGAGGACGGCAGCGTGCTGAAGATGAAGGATAAGAGCCTGCTTTTGATCGAGCGGATGGAGAAGAGCAAGAAGCCTACGATCAGCGTGGTAAACTCCTTCAAGGTGCGGACCGGCAAAGTGCTGGGCTGCGTCCGCAAGCTGAGCTCGCTGGATTCCAAGTTCATTGTGGAGACGCCCACCGCGGTGGCCGGAATCCGGGGCACGGTGTTCGCTATTTATGTGGAAGGCGATTCCACAGGACTGGACGTGCTTATGGGCGAAGTCGGGATCAGGGGCGACAGCGGGGAGGAGATAATGGTGGGCGAGAAGATGACCACCACCGTGGCCAGGGGCGACTCGGCTAAGGCTCCGGTGGCCATGACCGCCGCCAAGATAGCCTTCATTACCCTGTGGGCCGGAGCGGCCATTAAACTGGGCAGCCTGGGCGCGGCCACCGCCACCGCCTGGTATGCCTCCACCGCGGCCGTAGTGACGGGGGCCAGCGTAGTGGTGGCCGGGATCGTAGCCCTGATCATAGCCGGCGGCGGGAACGAAGGGAGCAAGCCCACCCCGGCCAAGACCATCCCCGGACCGCCGGGCTGGCCGCAGTAAACCTTAAAAACCAATCCGTTTTTCAGCAGGCCCGGCAGTCTTAAGCGACATGCCGGGTTTGCTGTTTATCCTTGATTTTAAATACTATAAAGAGTTATAATAAACTTTCAAACTTTAGATAAAATTGGACCTATCGATAAAAATCCGTGTCCTATTAAGAGCTTATCCTCAAATAACAATTTGGGCATAAACGGCTGCAAAACCGCCATGCTGCGTCACGCTCATTCACCGTATCGCGGTAGGATCCGCTTCACTCGCGTTCCTTGTCTGGGCATGGTTTGACAGGCTCACCACATGCCTTTTCGCTCGTTTATGCTGACCCAAAGCTTATTTAAGGATAAACTCTAAGTTTAACAAACAATATTGCGAGGAATTAACGTGGCCAGACCGGAAAATGCCTTTGAAAAGATAGTCTCCCTGTGCAAGAGGCGGGGGTTCATTTTCCAGTCCTCCGAGATCTACGGGGGCTTAAGCTCCGCCTGGGATTACGGCCCGCTGGGGGTGGAGCTGAAGAACAACGTCAAAAAGGCCTGGTGGCAGAGCGTGGTCTACGGCCGCAAGGACATGGAGGGCTTGGATGCGGCCATCATAATGAACCGTTTGGTTTGGCAGTATTCCGGCCACGAGAAGACCTTTGTGGACCCGCTGGTGGACTGCAAGAAATGCCGCAAGCGTTTCCGGGCCGACCACATCTCGCCGGAGTTTACCCTGAGCGGGAGCGAAGGGCTCGATGCGACCTCGGCAGGAAGGCCCAAGTGTCCCGAATGCGGAGGCGAGTTGACCGAGCCCCGCGACTTCAACGGGATGTTCCAGACCCATGTCGGGCCCGTCCAAGACGAAAGCGGCCTGGCTTACCTGCGGCCCGAGACCGCCCAGGGCATCTTCGCCAATTTCCTGAACGTGCTGCAGTCCATGCGGCGCAAGCTGCCCTTCGGCATCGCCCAGATCGGCAAGGCCTTCCGCAACGAGATCACTCCCGGCAATTTCACTTTCCGCACCCGGGAGTTCGAGCAGATGGAGATAGAGTATTTCTGCAAGCCCCCCCAATACCTGCAGCCCGGCGAGAAGACCGACGACCAGTTGTACCAGGAATGGGTGGAGACCCGCTATAATTGGTACCTGAGCCTGGGCATCAGCCCCGAGCGCTTAAAGAAACGCCCCCAGGCCAAAGAGGAACTGGCCCACTACGCCAAGGCCTGCGTGGATCTGGAATACCTGTTTCCCGGCTCTTTGGGT of the candidate division TA06 bacterium genome contains:
- a CDS encoding T9SS type A sorting domain-containing protein gives rise to the protein MKKIICAIALTLALVLPAQAVRIWRSDLSGYSWNTPSAWVHSDNNGLTWDNSDSTYPNAATDSLITIDSTHIVTVAMPITVDQLLVKGMLTQNATITVNDGPGGDIVVTGAYERLADSLVLNPGAAMIFGPNSYYYHYINGREIPAATWDSLATLYINGVTSTMPTGMDQAFGNIEWSCYGQTVDMTLPGGASFTARNLSVTNTSDTTGMAHGIYLTSGAKPSLTVNNFKISGNSKVILGSGGSRNLHVKGDFATYDPGWLYLTDTLKAGIDTLFLYGNYSHLVAGIGGGGPDSTAIVFCGADTQYYNPGGEILTGYINYQVNPGSVLKIPEGTTFGMGSLGDFALMPGATLAYSDYWGIYPTGQDTGVIRVFGSRNYSQGANYHVYSSTTGPYYTGPGLPDTVNQLTIESYGDQAYLNKDLAVMDTLKLLVNNLRFDGKKLSLFGPIYQTSGNLVSDSLSVLAVMGGNPAGLKLPFGIQRLGTLIVNRPALITTSDSLDIYSGYMQISGKIGSGQLRYKPNAILTYNSTVSDTTSDREFPIINGPLNLTVQTAAALQLHADRTIKGTLTLNGALSTGANILTLDKWGMVVQGAGFVSGHLSKLVPAAADTVINYELGTVGSGKSPVTVRIFNNTVPAFVTAGVYENSHPSVGDGSSCLKKYWSLWGPGLAADACQLTFYYGALDFNPPKYTESAHEPTMVAARYDYTATPGWQLPAIIARNPGTAADGGSVVINHAGNFATNPEFTLARDSAAIFLPPVDTLSFNLAGGAYRMFSVPVSPFDSTISRILGDDLGAYSDTTWRIFGYKPSSDYAEQPYIFSGYGYWLATTNDALIDADGYVLLNTFNQPIDGGWNLIGDPFDTTVTLANITVLWNDTASHSLNFTDSTVNDVVRQKIYNWRDDSPDFENNGVWDSLIPYNVGDQMRPWMGYALYALRPCTLMMERFRGQKSDKPAQAPQCQIDWQLALDVSSGTAVDRGLKLGVSPQASQTYDRLDAEKPPLIFHTVKAFIPHQDWNQGPCRSYQYDFRPPADYIEWPLVIETAQADQPVVLTAQISGELGNEGYLYLLDRRRGKTFDLKTQKIIGFSGSQELAVVYSSKPFDGRTLTPLTFGLGRIGPNPFIQRTTINYQLPQAGLVSMAVYNITGQRVRTLLSQNLPPGYYSQIWDGRNDGGRALSAGVYIVRLSASGRSAAQKIVKLQ
- a CDS encoding FecR domain-containing protein, with protein sequence MMINKSYKKTISLAVVILQLLGLAAPALAEYKPAWAKINYLKGRVEVQKAQGIIWAKAAVKMKLGAGDKISTEDGSEAEIVLEDGSVLKMKDKSLLLIERMEKSKKPTISVVNSFKVRTGKVLGCVRKLSSLDSKFIVETPTAVAGIRGTVFAIYVEGDSTGLDVLMGEVGIRGDSGEEIMVGEKMTTTVARGDSAKAPVAMTAAKIAFITLWAGAAIKLGSLGAATATAWYASTAAVVTGASVVVAGIVALIIAGGGNEGSKPTPAKTIPGPPGWPQ
- a CDS encoding branched-chain amino acid ABC transporter permease, with product MIKHLKILVWPLWIGLLCWPFMGPKGAWITAVALAAATLAFTHFGKALAPKISQVNFSPGWAVLNKFPQKAWLALGLTALAIFPFALNNYYLDVMITAGIYIVLALGLNIIVGLAGLLVLGYIAFYAVGAYAYAILGTQYHLSFFLALPLASLLALLFGFVLGLPTLRLRGDYLAIVTLGFGEIIRIVLNNWDGFTGGPNGIMHIPRPSLFGLKMGTPAHLYFLVLAMIALVSFLIGRLNDSRLGRALIAMREDETAARACGVDTTRLKMLAFALSAAVAGMMGVVFAAKMNFVSPESFTFWESVMILCMVVLGGMASIPGVILGALILVVIPEWLRPVQNFRMLIFGASMVAMMIFRPQGLLPSKRKTYKEIK